One Brassica oleracea var. oleracea cultivar TO1000 chromosome C7, BOL, whole genome shotgun sequence genomic window carries:
- the LOC106306959 gene encoding auxilin-related protein 2-like — translation MDEFGVLTERYGIKPQGKSAPMAASKRPSNNPQSWKNLGGVNPKSTSYSSNKVSVNDDDIFFTSSSTNRNGSSSGGFDDFDVFGGGLNKPDTKSSSLNDDDLMFSTNFGMKTSSSSSSSSAQGFADVDLFGAVPVSNSSVGNDDIFGAFSQDAAGVDDLLGGFGLESKTSSGKSGFDELIPGFGGSSQTTSSKTTASSNFADADPFVVLESTTSAPHSSSGLFVDPLDVFAASVTSQGKKPSQSSSTKLKPPPKPTPKVDRVKSSGLSSIDELEDFAMGSTSTTMRRSASASDTASKFREAEDAGTKTKQSGVDDLDSFFSAGHRSSSVPKSRATTEATRKQAAVNVPKKTPNGVSSAKKPPPPANLVDDFSALFGGDPIFREFEEIPGESDERRKARWDREQRTKSRVAQAVADMNSRDHQSRIEQEHRTRISESVDAEIRRWATGKEGNMRALLSSLQIVLWPGCGWEAVSLTDLITSSAVKKVYRKATLYVHPDKVQQKGATLEQKYIAEKVFDILKEAWNKFNKEELS, via the exons ATGGACGAGTTTGGTGTTCTCACGGAGCGTTACGGGATAAAGCCCCAAGGAAAATCTGCTCCCATGGCTGCCTCCAAGCGTCCTTCCAACAATCCTCAGAGCTGGAAGAATCTCGGTGGTGTTAATCCCAAATCGACGTCGTATTCTTCCAATAAGGTATCTGTCAACGACGACGATATCTTCTTCACGTCGAGCTCTACTAACAGGAACGGATCGAGCTCTGGTGGATTCGACGATTTCGATGTCTTTGGTGGTGGGTTGAACAAGCCTGATACCAAGTCTTCGTCTTTAAACGACGACGATTTGATGTTCTCCACCAACTTTGGGATGAAGACATCTTCTTCTTCTTCTTCTTCTTCAGCGCAGGGTTTTGCTGACGTTGATTTGTTTGGTGCTGTGCCTGTCTCTAATAGCTCTGTTGGAAATGATGATATATTTGGGGCGTTCTCGCAAGATGCTGCTGGGGTTGATGATTTGCTGGGTGGGTTTGGTCTTGAATCCAAGACTAGTTCTGGGAAGAGTGGTTTTGATGAGTTGATTCCTGGTTTTGGTGGGAGTTCTCAAACCACTAGCAG CAAGACTACCGCATCATCGAACTTTGCTGATGCTGACCCTTTTGTGGTTCTAGAATCAACTACCTCTGCACCACATTCTTCTTCGGGTCTGTTCGTGGATCCGCTTGATGTGTTTGCTGCTTCCGTCACTTCTCAGGGGAAAAAACCATCACAGTCTTCTTCTACAAAACTCAAGCCTCCCCCTAAACCAACCCCAAAAGTCGACAGAG TTAAGAGTTCAGGATTGTCTTCAATTGACGAGCTCGAAGACTTTGCCATGGGTAGTACTAGTACTACTATGCGGCGTAGTGCCTCCGCCTCTGACACTGCTAGTAAATTCAGAGAAGCTGAAGATGCTGGAACAAAGACAAAACAGTCTGGTGTAGATGATCTTGACTCCTTTTTCAGCGCTGGGCATCGGTCCAGCAGTGTACCAAAGTCCCGGGCCACAACTGAA GCAACTCGCAAGCAAGCAGCAGTCAACGTGCCCAAAAAGACGCCTAATGGGGTTTCTAGTGCCAAGAAGCCTCCTCCTCCAGCAAACCTGGTGGATGACTTTTCTGCACTTTTTGGAG GGGATCCTATATTTAGAGAATTTGAGGAGATCCCAGGGGAAAGCGATGAGCGAAGAAAGGCCCGATGGGATCGTGAACAGAGAACAAAGAGCCGTGTG GCACAAGCTGTAGCTGATATGAATAGCCGTGATCATCAATCTCGGATTGAACAAGAACATAGAACT AGGATTTCTGAGAGTGTTGATGCTGAGATAAGGCGTTGGGCGACTGGGAAAGAAGGAAACATGCGTGCGCTGTTATCTTCCTTGCAAATC GTACTCTGGCCTGGATGTGGTTGGGAAGCTGTTTCTCTGACAGATTTGATCACTTCTTCAGCAGTCAAGAAAGTCTATAGGAAGGCAACGCTGTATGTACATCCCGATAAAGTTCAGCAGAAAGGAGCCACCCTTGAACAAAAGTATATAGCCGAAAAGGTTTTTGACATTTTGAAG GAAGCATGGAATAAGTTCAACAAAGAGGAACTCTCTTAA
- the LOC106303809 gene encoding proteasome subunit beta type-3-A isoform X1: MSIFEYNGSAVVAMVGKNCFAIASDRRLGVQLQTIATDFQRISKIHDRVFIGLSGLATDVQTLYQRLVFRHKLYQLREERDMKPETFASLVSAILYEKRFGPYLCQPVIAGLGEDDKPFICTMDSIGAKELAKDFVVSGTASESLYGACEAMYKPDMEAEELFETISQALLSSVDRDCLSGWGGHVYVVTPTEIKERILKGRMD, from the exons ATGTCG ATCTTCGAGTACAATGGAAGCGCAGTTGTAGCTATGGTGGGGAAGAACTGCTTCGCCATCGCCAGTGATCGAAGGCTCGGTGTGCAGCTTCAGACAATCGCCACCGATTTCCAGAGAATCTCCAAGATCCACGATCGCGTCTTCATCGGACTCTCTGGTCTCGCCACCGATGTTCAAACACT GTACCAGCGCTTGGTGTTTCGTCATAAGCTGTACCAGCTTCGTGAGGAGAGAGACATGAAGCCTGAAACTTTCGCCAGTCTCGTCTCTGCCATTCTTTACGAGAAGAG ATTTGGTCCTTACTTATGCCAACCAGTGATTGCTGGACTGGGAGAAGATGACAAGCCCTTCATCTGCACCATGGACTCCATTGGAGCCAA GGAGTTGGCTAAAGATTTTGTTGTATCCGGAACTGCTTCAGAATCACTTTATGGTGCCTGCGAAGCTATGTACAAGCCTGATATG GAAGCGGAGGAACTGTTTGAGACGATATCGCAAGCACTTCTATCGTCAGTTGACCGTGATTGTCTGAGTGGTTGGGGAGGTCATGTCTACGTTGT AACACCAACTGAGATTAAAGAGAGGATCCTAAAGGGAAGGATGGATTAA
- the LOC106303809 gene encoding proteasome subunit beta type-3-A isoform X2, producing MQIFEYNGSAVVAMVGKNCFAIASDRRLGVQLQTIATDFQRISKIHDRVFIGLSGLATDVQTLYQRLVFRHKLYQLREERDMKPETFASLVSAILYEKRFGPYLCQPVIAGLGEDDKPFICTMDSIGAKELAKDFVVSGTASESLYGACEAMYKPDMEAEELFETISQALLSSVDRDCLSGWGGHVYVVTPTEIKERILKGRMD from the exons ATGCAGATCTTCGAGTACAATGGAAGCGCAGTTGTAGCTATGGTGGGGAAGAACTGCTTCGCCATCGCCAGTGATCGAAGGCTCGGTGTGCAGCTTCAGACAATCGCCACCGATTTCCAGAGAATCTCCAAGATCCACGATCGCGTCTTCATCGGACTCTCTGGTCTCGCCACCGATGTTCAAACACT GTACCAGCGCTTGGTGTTTCGTCATAAGCTGTACCAGCTTCGTGAGGAGAGAGACATGAAGCCTGAAACTTTCGCCAGTCTCGTCTCTGCCATTCTTTACGAGAAGAG ATTTGGTCCTTACTTATGCCAACCAGTGATTGCTGGACTGGGAGAAGATGACAAGCCCTTCATCTGCACCATGGACTCCATTGGAGCCAA GGAGTTGGCTAAAGATTTTGTTGTATCCGGAACTGCTTCAGAATCACTTTATGGTGCCTGCGAAGCTATGTACAAGCCTGATATG GAAGCGGAGGAACTGTTTGAGACGATATCGCAAGCACTTCTATCGTCAGTTGACCGTGATTGTCTGAGTGGTTGGGGAGGTCATGTCTACGTTGT AACACCAACTGAGATTAAAGAGAGGATCCTAAAGGGAAGGATGGATTAA
- the LOC106302849 gene encoding uncharacterized protein LOC106302849 yields MVELDSESPFKRPGAVPFNWEIRPGIPKTRTQPDDDGPTLLKPPKKLSTLRMTKLPPSLSSSPAVSPFAPPPPSSFKIKPRQDSRSSGPPPAPYWRCSSARATTRDSGTATNWRRWSLLKPLLRFKKSKTRDVKNNTGLDSTTTTSSESDVFYDAETKSFSSSEESSSLSSSFRVKHNESDLSSAEKRIILMMERDRLDWDVVL; encoded by the coding sequence ATGGTTGAATTAGATAGTGAAAGTCCTTTCAAGAGACCCGGAGCAGTGCCTTTTAACTGGGAGATCCGACCCGGTATACCCAAGACCCGAACCCAACCCGACGACGATGGTCCCACTCTCCTTAAACCTCCCAAGAAACTTTCTACTCTCCGAATGACAAAACTTCCACCGTCTCTGTCGTCTTCTCCTGCGGTCTCTCCCTTTGCTCCTCCTCCTCCTTCGTCTTTCAAGATCAAACCGCGTCAAGATTCCCGCTCTTCAGGACCACCACCGGCTCCATATTGGCGATGTTCATCAGCTCGAGCTACAACACGCGACTCCGGTACTGCTACTAATTGGCGACGGTGGAGTCTTCTCAAGCCATTGCTTCGGTTCAAGAAGAGTAAGACCCGCGACGTGAAAAACAACACCGGTTTGGATTCGACGACGACGACGTCATCGGAATCTGACGTTTTCTATGACGCAGAAACGAAGTCGTTTTCGTCATCGGAGGAGTCGTCGTCATTGTCTTCGTCTTTTCGTGTGAAACATAACGAGTCTGATTTAAGCTCTGCTGAGAAAAGAATCATATTAATGATGGAACGTGACCGCCTCGATTGGGATGTGGTACTCTAG